In the genome of Entelurus aequoreus isolate RoL-2023_Sb linkage group LG08, RoL_Eaeq_v1.1, whole genome shotgun sequence, one region contains:
- the ormdl3 gene encoding ORM1-like protein 3, translating to MNVGTAHSEVNPNTRVMNSRGMWLSYILGIGLLHVILLSIPFASVPVVWTLTNLIHNLCMYLLLHTVKGTPFETPDQGKARLLTHWEQMDYGVQFTASRKFLTITPIVLYILTSFYTKYDRVHFVVNTVSLLTVLIPKLPQLHGVRLFGINKY from the exons ATGAACGTGGGCACGGCGCACAGCGAGGTGAACCCCAACACGCGCGTGATGAACAGCCGCGGCATGTGGCTGTCGTACATCCTGGGCATCGGCCTGCTGCACGTCATCCTGCTCAGCATCCCCTTCGCCAGCGTGCCCGTGGTGTGGACCCTCACCAACCTCATCCACAACCTG TGCATGTACCTGCTCCTGCACACCGTCAAAGGGACGCCCTTCGAGACCCCCGACCAGGGCAAGGCCCGCCTCCTCACGCACTGGGAGCAAATGGACTACGGTGTGCAGTTCACCGCGTCGCGCAAGTTTCTCACCATCACGCCCATCGTCCT gtaCATCCTCACCAGCTTTTACACCAAATACGACCGGGTCCATTTCGTGGTGAACACGGTGTCGCTGCTCACCGTGCTCATTCCCAAGCTGCCTCAGCTGCACGGCGTGCGCCTCTTTGGCATCAACAAATACTGA